A window of Streptomyces sp. NBC_01241 genomic DNA:
GTGGTGAGCGGCTCCGCCGGCGTGTGCACCTCGCGTCGCCGCCGATTCTGCGCCGCACGGGCGATGACGCGCCAGGTGCCGTCAGTATCCAGTGCCTCGACGCGGTAGTCGCGAAGGAGGGTGGGGAGGGTGTCGAAGGGCGTGCGGTGGTGGTGCAAGTTGATCAGGTCCTCGTTGACGTCGTCGTCGGCTATGACCTCGATCCGGCCCAGGGCGACCGGTTCGGGCCAGGCCAACTCGAGCCAGGGGGAAGGAACGTCCGCCAGTGGTGCGGAGACCCACATGTGCGGTCCCGCGTACGGGCGGGCATAGCCGTCGGTGGCCTTGGCGGGGGAGTAGGCCGCGGTCTCTCCTGTGCGGAAGCAGAATGTGCGGCGCAGCAGACCCGTGTCCGTCCACTCGCGCAGCAACTGCGGCGATTCGTCCGACGGGCGCGGCGGGACGCGCGTGAAGCACAGGACGCCGGGGGCCGGGCGGTCGGAGCGGTGCAGGGCGAGGGCGTCGTTGGCGCGGACGACCAGGAAGGCGTTGCGCGGGGTTTCGGGAGACCAGTCCAGGCCCGTCTTGAGCCACTGCCGGGCACCGGCGGTGACGGGCAGGGTGGTGGAGGTGACGAGGCAGCGCGGGACGTAGTTCTGGCCGAGTTCGGGGTCGTACAGATCGATCACGATCTCGGTGTCGCGGTCGGCATCGACGAGCAGTTCCACCCCGGAGAGGTCCGGGTCCGCGGGGAGGACGAGTCCGGCATCCGCCGCGAGCGGCCATCGCTCGTCGGGGTCCTCGACTGCCAAGCAGCTCAAGGTGGATGAGGCCGTGGCCGTAGCCCGCAGGGCCAGGTCCTCCGGGTCCGTCGAGGCGAGGCCGATGAGCGAGGCATCCTGGCGCAGCAGCTCCCTGTGCAGCTCGGGTACGGGGAGTTCGCGCGGGGTGACATCCCCGGTGGCGCAGAGGGCCGCCGCCGTGCCGGCCGCCTGGCCGATCGTGGCGCAGGTCGCCATGACGCGGGTCGAACCGAAGGCGACATGGCTGGCGGAGATGTTGCGCCCGGCGAAGAGCAGGTTCTCGGTGTTCACCGAGTAGAGGCTGCGGTACGGAATGTGGTAAATGCCGTCCGCGTAGAGCTGTTTGGCACCTGCATCGGTGGCGTACATGCCCTGCGGCGGATGCAGGTCGATCGACCAGCCGCCGAAAGCGACCCGGTCGGCGAACTCGGTCTGGCCGAGGATGTCGCCCTGGTGCAGGACGTAGTCGCCGAGGAAGCGCCGGTACTCCCGTTTACCGGGGACCGAGCCCACCCACTCCAGGGTCATGTTCGCCGCGTCGAACTCGCCGGAGTTCTTGATGTGGTCCCAGATGCCGTGGATCACCGACCACAGTTCGTCGCGGATGCGTTCGTTGTCGTGGACGGTGTCGAGCTCGCCGCCGAACTCGATCCACCAGTACGCGCAGCCGTTGTCGCCCGCCTTGATGATGCGGCGCTGCGGGATGGAGGTCCGGGTGATGTCCTTGGCGAAGTTCGGCGGCACGAATTTGACCGGGTGACCGGCATCCTTCGTGTAGAAGAGGAGAGTTGAGCCCAGAGTGATGTCGTCGGCCGTCTCCGGAGCCCATGCCTCGTCGTACTCGGCGCGCGATTCCCGGCCGATGCGGTGGTGGGCGCCCGCCAGGTGGCCGATCAGGCCGTCTCCCGTGCAGTCGAGGAAGAGCGAGCTCTCGAAACGTATCCGCCGCTCCGAGCCCATCATCCAGCCGGTGACCGAGGTGATCCGCCGGGCCGCGTCCGGACCTTCGGCGTCGACCTCGCGCACGTCGGTGTTGAGGTAGAGCGTGATGCCGGGCTCGGCGCGCACGGCGTCCAGGACCACGGCATCCCAGTAATAGGGGTTCCCGTCCGGGTTGCGGAACTGGTTCTCCACGAGCAACTCGCCCATGATGCCGCCCTCACGGGCATGGTGATTCTTGCCGTGGCCGGTCGCGCCGCACACCCAGACCCGGACCTCGCTGCTCGCGTTGCCGCCGAGCACCGGCCTGTTGTTGATCAGTGCGACGCTCCGGCCGAGCCGGGCCGCGGCGATCGCCGCGCAGACCCCGGCCAGGCCGCCGCCGACGACGGTGATGTCGTGCCGTGCGGTTTCATTCCTCATGTCGTACGTCACTTACTTCCAGTCGGGATTGGCGGCGAGACCGTAGTAGACGCGCGGGGCGCCGTCGAGGGTGAGGGTGATCTTGCTGTTGGAGGCTTTCAGAGAGCGCTCCTGGCCGATGCAGTTCAGCTCCCGCACCCTGCCGTTGACCGTCCCCGAGTGGGCCACGACCGTGGTCCTGGTCGTCCAGGTGTCGATCCATGGCTCGGGCGATGCGTACCAAGGATCCTCGCCGTGCTCGGAGTTGAGGATGTACCCGTCCTTGCGGCTCCAGATGATCGACACCGGTCCGCCGGGAGTGGTGAAGAGGAGCCCCTTGATGTCCTGGTCCGCGAAGGCGAGATGCCGGACGAACTCGGCCTCGTCCAGGACCCGGGCGGCGGTCGCGAAGGCGAGGAGCGAGGGCTTGGCGCTGGTGTCGCGGTTCATCAGGCCGTAGTGGTACTCGGGGTTGGCCGGGTCGGCCTCCTGCGGGTGGTGGATCACCGAGTCGTGCAGCTGGTACCAGTTGACGGCGCGCACTTTCTCGGACTTGGCGAGAGCGAGCGTGAGCAGCGTGTTCTCGGCGGCGTGCCGGTAGGTGTCGCTCCACCACGCGTTGGGCCGGGTCGGTGCGTACGCCTCGGTGAGCCACAGCTCCTTGTCGCCGCCGTACTCCTCCAGGACCTGGTTCGCCTTGCGCAGTGCGCCGAGGAAGTTCCAGTACGAGCCGGACGACCCCTGCGTCCACTCCTCGGGCGGCGGCGCGAAGTCGGGCGTGAAGTTGCCGCGACCGGGGTGGAAGGCGAAGGCGTCGATGAGGTCCCAGCCGCCCGCGTCATGGAAGTTCTTGGTCCATACGTAGTCCATGCCGCCGAGGCCGGCGTTCATGACCTTCATCCGCGAGCCCGCCGCGTCGAGACGCGTGGTGACCTGGCGCAGACCGTCCCGGACGTAGGCGTCGGCGCCGCGGCCCGACATCCAGGGCTGGTTGACCTCGTTGCTCACCTCGAAGTACGCGGCCTCGGCGTCCAGGGCCTTGGCGACATTCGTGTCGGCCCAAGCCGCGATCTGCTCCGGACTACCGCCCACGGGGATGCCGCTCAGCTCCACGTTGTGCCCGATGCCGTTCGCGTCCAGAGTCGCGGTGTCGATGCCCGGGGCACCCGCGTAGGCGATGCGGATCCACTTGATGCCGAGCGTCCTGACCAGCCCGAGTACTGCGTCCTTGCCGGGCTCGAGCAGCCAGGGGTAGTTGGCGAGGCCGAACATCGACTCCTTGCCCGCCTTGTACGCGAACTCCGGGAGCACGCTCAGATTCGTGCGGGCCAGCGCCTTGTCACTGCCGCTGACCGCCTGCACCTCGGTGAACACGATGTTCTGCGACGGCGAGGTCAGGGGAAAGGAGGCGTTCCAGGCGGCGCCCGCCGCGAGGCTCTTGCAGAGCGTTCCACCGGCGATCTTCTTGCCGCCGAAGTCCCGCGCCCACCACGTCAGGGTCACCGTCCTGGCCGCGGCGGAGCCGTTGACAACCTGCGCCCTGAGCGTCATCGTCTGCCCGGCCGCCTTGTAGAGGTTGAACGGCTGGTCGGTCCACACTTCCACGCCGAGGGGCCTCTTGGCCGCGAGCGCTCCCGCCCCGCGCGGCCGCAGATCGCCGAGGACCAGATCGGCCTCGGTGACCGCAGTGCTCGCGCCGGTCGAGGTACCGGGGGAATGGAGCCACGTGGCGTTCGTGCTCGCGGGGTTGGTCGACGAGAGGCAGAAGAAGCCCTTCGATCCCGCCCACGTCTCCACGTACGCGCCGCCCGCGTTCACCTCGTACGGAATGCCGCCTCGGGCGTCCCGCTCCCAGACGGTCAGCGCTTCGTACGACTCCGCCGCGCTCGCTTCGTACACCGTGCGGGAGAACATGAAGCCGGCCGGTGTGAGCGTGCTGGAGCCGCCGACCTCCCACTTCATGTGTGCCTTGCGAGGGGTGACGTCGAAGGTGCCGCGCACCGTGACTCCGGACACGCCGCTCGCCATCGTGTACGTGACCTGAATCGCGGGCCGCCCGTCGGGGAGCGTGATCCGGGCGGGCGCACCGCCGAAGGTGCGCTGCTGCCCGAGCACGGTGTCCTTGATCATGAAGTGGCTGAGCAGGATGCGGTCGGCGCCCGCACCGTCCTGCACGAGGACGCTGCCGTCGCTACGGCCGACCAGGGTGATGCCGTCGGCCTCGATGGTGACCGGGTCTGCGGCGTACGCGGGAACGGTCGGCAGCAGCGCGGCGCCGGTGGCGACGGCCGTGCCCTGGATGAATCTGCGGCGGGCGACTGACATGGAGGTGCCCTTCTCTTGGTCGGGGTGTTCCGGATGCTCCGAAGGCTCCGAAGCGGAAGGTGTGGTGGGGGAGTTGAGAGCTCGGCCGTTGGCTCCGGCGGAACTCAGCCCTTGACTCCGGTGAAGCCGAGCCCGGCGACGATGTACTTCTGGCAGACGACGAAGACGAGCACCGGCGGGGCGACGGCGAGCACCATCGCGGCGATCAGCTGGTCCTGCGGAGCCTGCGTGGCGAGCTGGGCGAGAGCGACGCTGATCGGCTGCTTCTCGGGGTCGGTGATGGCCACCAGCGGCCAGATGAAGTCCTTCCAGGAATGCATCACCGCGAGCAGACTGATCACCGCGAGCACCGGCATGCTCATGGGCAGCACGATCTTGGTGAGCAGTTGCCAGGTACTCGCCCCGTCGACCCGCGCCGCGTCGAACAGCTCCTTCGGCAGGGCGTCGAAGAACTGCTTGGCGAGTAGCACCGTGAAGGCGTTCGTGCCGGCCGGCAACCAGATCGCCCAGTAGGTGTCGCCCAGGTTGAGGTGCAGGAACGGCACATCGATCACGGTCATGAAGAGACTGACCATGTTCACCGTGTACGGCACGAACATCGTGGCGAGGATCGCCCCGTAGACGGCCTTGCCGAACCTCGGCCTGAGCACCGAAAGGGCGAAGCCCGCCGTGGCCGAGACGAAGAGCTGCACGAACCACGATCCGCCGACCACCAGGAAGGTGTTCATCAGATAGCGGCCGACACTCAGATCGGTGTACGCCGCCGAGAAGTTGCCCAGGGCCGGCCGGTCCGGCCAGAGGGCCAGGGGCTGAGTGGTGAGCTCGGTGGGCGTTGAGACCGCGCCCTTGACCATCCAGTACAGCGGTCCGATGCCGATGAGCAGCAACAGGATCAGAGAGAACACCTGGATGGAGCGCACTGCGGCGCGTACGCCGGGGCGTTGGCGGTCGCTGGTGGAGACGAAGGTGGTGAGTGTGGTCATGACGTGCTCCAGCTGCGGGTGGCCCGCAGATACACCGCGGAGAGCAGGGCGAGGGCGAGCACCATCAAGAAGGAGAGCGCGGCGGCCTGGCCGTACTCGCCGTCCTGGAAGGCGTACCGGAAGATCAGCAGCAGGACCGTGAGGGTGGAGTTCTCGGGTCCGCCGCCGGTGAAGACGTACGGCTCGGTGAAGACCTGCACCGTGTTGAGCAGCTGGACGAGCAGCAACAGTCCGATGACAGACCTGAGCTGGGGCAGCATCACATGCCAGATCCGCCGCCAGATCCCGGCGCCGTCCACCTCGGCGGCCTCATAGAGTTCGCCGGGGATGCCGACCATCGCCGCGAGGTAGATCAGGACCGCGCCGCCCATGCCCGCCCAGGTGGCCTCCAGGACCAGCGAGAGCATGGCGCTGTCGGAGGACTCCAGCCACGAGTACGGGCCGAGCCCGACCTTGCCGAGGACGTTGTTGAAGAGCCCGCTCCCCGGATCGTAGAACCACTTCCAGAGCAGGATCGCCACCACTGGCGGGATGACCACCGGCAGATACACCAGGAAGCGGTAGACGCCCGCGCCGCGCCGCACCGTCGACATGATCGCGGCCAGGATCAGCGGCGCCGGGAAACCGATCAGCAGGCCGAGAACCACGAAGAACAGGGTGTTCCCGACGGCGGTGCCGAGCAGCGGATCGTCGAACAACGTACGGAAGTTGTCCAGGCCGACCCAGACCGCGGGCTCGACCAGGTTGGTCTTCTGGAAGCTGAGCAGCAGGCTGCGCACGATCGGCCACCAGGCAAAGAGCCCGAAGACCAGCAGCGCGGGGACGAGGAACAGCCAGGCCGTGAACTGTTTGCGGGAGCCGGTGCCACGCCGCCGCTGCGGCAGGGTTCGCGGCACGGCCTCCTTGGCCACAGCGGCCGGGCGCCGGGACGGAGTGAGCAGGGCCATGGGCCGGCTACTTCTGGTCCGCGGCGAGCTTGGCATTGACGTCCTTCTCGGCCGAGGCCAGCAGGGAGTCGATGTCGGCGTCGCGCTTGGTGAGCACAGCCTGGACCACCGGGTCGAGCACGGTGTACAGCTTCTGCGCCTGGTACGGCGGCTCCGGCTTCAGTTTCAGCGTGGAGAGACCGTCGATGTACGGCTTGAAGTTCTGCAGCTTCACATTGACGTACGGCTTGATCGCTGCGTCGATCTCGGTCTGCCGTTTCTTGTCGAAGACCGGAAGCGTCGGCACGCCCACCGCGGACTTCGGGTCGGCAGAGAGCGCCTTGGCCTGCTCGGCGGCGATGTCGGTGCTGTACTGCGGCTTGGCGTAGGCGAAGGTCAGCCACTCGACGGCCGCTGCCGCATGCTTCTTGTCGGCGGACTTCGGGACCATGTAGATGTCACCGCCGATGAGCGTCGCGTCGCCGCCGGACTGCGGCATCGGGGCCACTCCGAAGGCGTCGGTGTTCTCCATGCCGAACTGCATCTTCGCCAGTCGGTACGTCCCCGGGCTGCCCATGAACATGCCGACCTGCCCGGCCGCGAACTGCTTGATCACGTCGTTCTGATTGTTGAGCAGGGATTTGCCGAGCGAATCGTCCTTCCAGCGCATGTCCTTGAGCAGCCGCAACCCCTTCTTCGTCGGCTCCCCGGTGAGCGTGGCGGCGTACGTGCCACCCTGCTCCTTCTCCAGCTCGCCACCGAAGGCGTACGACAGCATCGTCAGCTGCCAGCCGCCCTGGTTGTCCTTGGACTCGTGGACGAAGCCCGCCTTGCCGGTACTGTCGCTGATCCTCTTGGCGGCTGTGCGGACTTCCGCCCAGGTGGTCGGCGGTCTGTCCGGGTCGAGGCCGGCCTTCTCGAAGAGCTCGCGGTTGTAGACCAGGCCCTGGGCGTACGGATTCTGCGGTACGCCGTACACGTCGCCGGCGCTGTCGGTGAGCGGCTGGAGGACCTGAGGGTTGAACTCCTTGAAGCGCTTCCACTCCTTGAGCTGCCCGGTGATCGGCTGCACCTGCTTCTGCTGGATGAGCCGCTGCGGCTCGGTCAGCGGCACCTTGATGACGTCCTCGACATTGCCGCCGGACAGCTTCGCGGAGAAGGTCAGCGGGTCGAAGACCGTGGTCGAACCCTTGACCTTGATGCCCGGGTTGGCCTTCTCGAAGTCGGCCACCTGCTTCTTGAACAGGGCGACCCCCGGCTTGTCGGTGGCCGGCGGCATGCCCTGCACCCGCAGCACGAGATCGCCGTCCCCGCCGGCACTGCTCGGGGTGAGGGAGGAACAGCCTGCGAGGGTCGCGGTCAGCGCCATGCAGCCAAGTATGGCCGCACAGCGGAAGTTTCTGGGCATAACAGCTCCAAGAAGGGCAGGAGTGGGCTCGGTGCGGTGTAGTGCGGTGCTTTGCTCGTTGTGGTGGTGTGCGCCGTGGATCAGTGGGCGGGTGCGGGGCCCGTCGAGGCGCGGGGGATCAGGCGGGAGCCGATCTCCACGAAGGGGGAAGTGACTTCAAGGCCTTGTCCAGTACGGCCTGTTGTGCTCGCGATCGTCTCGATCAGGAGGTCCCCCGCGCGCGTGGCGATCTCTTCGGGGTCGATCCTGATCGTGGTGAGGCTGGGGGTGGAGACGGAGGCGAGCAGCGTGTCGTCGATGCCGATGACGCTGACGTCGCGCGGCACGCTCACGCCGAGGTTGGCCATCTGGTGCAGCACGCCGAGGGCGACCAGGTCGTTGTGGGCGATCACGGCCGTCGCTTCGTGGGCGGCGACGAGGGTGGCGGCGTGTACGCCCGTCTCGAACCGCGGCTCGTACGGGCCGAGCTCGGACAGGGAGAGGTCGAGCGCTTCGAAGGACTCCTGGATGGACTTGCCGCGGCTCAGCTCGGCGCGGGACGCGTTGATGAAGACGCAGCGCCGATGACCGTACGCCTTCAACTGCTCGGCGGCCTGTGCGATGCCGGCGGACAGTGAGATCCGGACCTCGGGGATGCCCGGCACATGACGGTTCACCACCACCAGCGGCATCTGGCCCGCGAGTTCATGGAGCCGGCCCTCGGTGAGGGTGGAGGCCCACAGGATCAGGCCGTCGACACGCTTCGATACGGCCGCGATGGCGGCCAGCTCGTCCGCCTCGCGCTCGTCGCTGTCGGCGACCAGGACCGTGTAGCCCAGGTGCCGGGCGCGGGCCTGCATCGCCTTGATGATCGGCGGGAAGAACGGGTTGGCGATGTCCGGGACGATCAGGCCGAGTGTTCCGGTGCCGCCGCCGCGCAGTGAACGGGCCGCCGGGTTGGGGGAGTAGCCGAGCTTGGCCGCGGCGTCGAGGATGCGCTGCCGCGTCGTCGGCTGCACCTGGTCGGGTGCGGTGAACGCGCGGGACACCGTCGACACCGAGACGCCCGCAGCGCTCGCCACCTCCCGGATCGTGACTGCCACGGACGGCCTCCTCGTCGTCTTGAGCCGGGAACCCCGGTCCTCTCGCACCTGGACCCTGCGAATGCGGTTGATGTTTGCGAACGTTCCCAGGGCGTGTCAAGACGCGTGTCGGGACTGTTACGTCGAGGAAAGCCTTCTGAATGCAAGGGTCTTGCGCTTCGACTCGACTGCTGCCGATGATGTGTTCTCAAGAACGGCACTGAAATTGCGGGAACGTTGTCATAGAGGAGTGGAATGAAGATCACCGGCCTGGAAGTGCTGACTCTCCCCGACCACGGCGACAGCATGATGCTGGTCGTGGTCGACACCGACGAGGGCATCCACGGCCTGGGCGAGGTCGGCATCAGGTCGCGCCAGCGGGCGGTCGCGGGCGGTCTCGAGCACCTGGCGGAGCTGATCGTCGGCGAGGACCCGCGACGGATCGAGCACCTCTGGCAGGTGATGTTCCGGCGCGGGTTCTTTCCCGCCGACCGCATACTCGGCGCCGCCATCGCAGCGGTGGACGTGGCGCTTTGGGACATCCGCGGCAAGGCGCTCGGCGTACCGGTGCATGAACTCCTCGGCGGCCGGGTGCGTGATCACGTACCCGCCTATGTGCATGTCGGCGACGGCTACCACGATCGCGCGTGGTTCCTGGACCGCTGCCGCGACCTGGTCGCCCAGGGCTGGCGCCATCTGCGATTCGCCTCGCCGCACGATGCGGACGGCACGCTCGACGCCCGTCGGTGCCTGCGCGACTCGGTCGACCTTTTCCACCAGGTGCGGGACGCGGTCGGCGAAGAGGTGGAGCTGATCCTCGACGTCCATACGCGCCTGGATCCGCCGGAGGCGCTCACCCTGTGCCGGGAGATCGAGGCGGCCCGCCCGTACTTCGTCGAGGACCCACTGCGCTGTGAGAACCCGGACAGCTACCGCATGCTGCGGGCCCGCACCGGCGTACCGCTGGCCGCAGGTGAACAGTACGGCTCCAAATGGGAGTTCAGGACACTCATCGAGGGCGACCTCATCGATTACGCGCGCGTGGACGTCGGGGTGGCCGCGGGCCTGACCGAGGCGAAGAAGATCGCGGCGATGGCGGAGACCCACCACATCAAGCTCGCCACCCACAACCCGCTCGGCCCGGTCACCGCCGCCTCCTCGCTCCAACTCAACCTGGCCTGCCCCAATGCGGCGATCCAGGAGCACCAGACCGACCCCGATCCGGCCATCGCCGCCCTCTTCACCGCGCGGCCGACGATTCTGCCGGGGCGGGTGGAGCTGAGCGAACTGCCCGGCATCGGCGTCGACATCGACCGGGAGGCGGCACGCCGGTACCAGGCCGCGGCGGCCGAGCGCCCGCACTTGCGCACGACGGACGGGGCGTTCACCAACTGGTAGCCGAGCAGGGCCGGTCGGCCGCTCGGGCCCGCCCCTGGGGATTCGAAGGCCGCGTACAGCCCTTGGGCCCCATCCGGTATCGAACAGGACGCCAGACAAGGGGCGGGCCCCTTCCGGACAACACCCGCGCCTGTCGGTGGAGGGCGTATCCCCAGGCGATGTCCAAGACGGTCAGCATCTCGCCGTCGCACAGGGCGACCTCGGATGGCGGCCCGTGACGATCTCGAAGCAGTCGGAGGGCCGCTTCGTCCCGAGGTGGGGGCTGATCCTCAGTCATTCCACCGGCATGGACGCTCTTACGGACCCCAGCCATCGAGCGAAGAGTCGCAACCCGGAGACCTGCCTCGTCGGCGGGGATCGCCCGTACGCCGAACCAGGGGTGCCATGTTCATGCCGCTGACTGGGCGGCCGGGCACCATGACAACGGGACATTCGCATCACCGTCCCGGCGGGCCCACAGCCCGCGTCTGCACACTGAGTACGAATTCCGACTCCAGGAAGTGAGGCGAGTTCCGTCGTGTCGTTCAGAGGAGCCGCGAGACCGGTCGAACTGGGCCTTGTCGGCATAGCGTTCATGGGCGTGCTGGTCGGCGCGTCGGCGGCGCCGGCCGGCAGTCAGGAACGCGAGAAGCTGCAGGTGACGGCCGTGTCGTCGCGACCCGGCACGGTGTCGGGAGACGACGCCCTGATACGTGTCGAGGTGCCCGCCTCCATAGCGGCAGACCAGGTCCGGGTCGAGGTGGAAGGCCGGGACGTGACCTCGAGCTTCCGGCCCTCCGGCGACAACGCGCTGATGGGCGTGGTGAAGGAGCTGTCCAAGGGCGACAACAAGCTCACGGCCAGGGCTCAGGGCGCGGACTCCGGACAACTGACCCTGAAGAACCACCCCATCACGGGGCCGGTGTTCGCCGGGCCGCACGAGCAGCCGTTCGTCTGTGACACCGCCGAGTTCAAGACGGTCACCGGCGGCACCCTCGGGCAGCCGATCGACAAGGACTGCTCGGTCAAGACCCGCGTCGATTACATGTATCGCACCACGGCTGGCAAGTTCGTTCCGTTGCCCGACGAGAAAGTCCGTCCCGCCGACCTGGCGACCGCCACGACGAGCGTGGGTAAGAAGGTGCCGTACATCGTCCGTGTAGAGACCGGCACCATCAACCGCGGCATCTACGAGACGGCCGTGCTGCACGACCCGAACGCCGGTACCCCCGACCCGCTGCAGCGTGGGCCAGGCTGGAACGGGCGCCTCGTGTACGGCTTCGGCGGGGGCTGTAACGGCGGCTGGTACGTCCAGGGCCGCAACACCGTCGGCATCATGAACGACACGTATCTGAGCAAGGGCTACGGCGTCGCATCGTCCACGCTGAACGTCTTCGGCAACAACTGCAACGACCTGCTGGCCGCCGAGACCATGAGCATGGTCAAGGAACGCTTCGTGGAGACGTACGGCGACCCGGCCTTCACCATCGGAAACGGCTGCTCCGGCGGCTCGTACCAGACCCACCAGATCGCCGACAACTACCCGGGTCTGCTGGACGGCATCCTCTCCGGCTGCAGCTTCCCCGACGTCGGCTTCGGGACGATTCAGACGCTCAGCGACGCCCAGCTCCTGAACCACTACTTCAAGGAAGTCGCGCCGGACGCTTTCACCAAGGAGCAGCAGAAGGCGGTCTCCGGGTTCGGCAAGTGGGAGAGCATCGGCAGC
This region includes:
- a CDS encoding ABC transporter substrate-binding protein; translation: MALTATLAGCSSLTPSSAGGDGDLVLRVQGMPPATDKPGVALFKKQVADFEKANPGIKVKGSTTVFDPLTFSAKLSGGNVEDVIKVPLTEPQRLIQQKQVQPITGQLKEWKRFKEFNPQVLQPLTDSAGDVYGVPQNPYAQGLVYNRELFEKAGLDPDRPPTTWAEVRTAAKRISDSTGKAGFVHESKDNQGGWQLTMLSYAFGGELEKEQGGTYAATLTGEPTKKGLRLLKDMRWKDDSLGKSLLNNQNDVIKQFAAGQVGMFMGSPGTYRLAKMQFGMENTDAFGVAPMPQSGGDATLIGGDIYMVPKSADKKHAAAAVEWLTFAYAKPQYSTDIAAEQAKALSADPKSAVGVPTLPVFDKKRQTEIDAAIKPYVNVKLQNFKPYIDGLSTLKLKPEPPYQAQKLYTVLDPVVQAVLTKRDADIDSLLASAEKDVNAKLAADQK
- a CDS encoding DUF6351 family protein translates to MSFRGAARPVELGLVGIAFMGVLVGASAAPAGSQEREKLQVTAVSSRPGTVSGDDALIRVEVPASIAADQVRVEVEGRDVTSSFRPSGDNALMGVVKELSKGDNKLTARAQGADSGQLTLKNHPITGPVFAGPHEQPFVCDTAEFKTVTGGTLGQPIDKDCSVKTRVDYMYRTTAGKFVPLPDEKVRPADLATATTSVGKKVPYIVRVETGTINRGIYETAVLHDPNAGTPDPLQRGPGWNGRLVYGFGGGCNGGWYVQGRNTVGIMNDTYLSKGYGVASSTLNVFGNNCNDLLAAETMSMVKERFVETYGDPAFTIGNGCSGGSYQTHQIADNYPGLLDGILSGCSFPDVGFGTIQTLSDAQLLNHYFKEVAPDAFTKEQQKAVSGFGKWESIGSLARADGRIDPTVFCPPQLPEGQRYDPDTNPDGARCDVYSHTVNVYGEVPETGKARRPLDNTGIQYGLEALNKGTIDMDQFIDLNRRIGGLGDDAKPAAERTVADPKAVRTAYRTGRMLNGGAGLADVPIIDYRDYTDDAAAGDMHMRFHSFSTRARLDKANGTHANQVMLTRANGHGFTLAGMLSDMDQWLTGIKGDSGNDAPIEKIVRHQPQGLTDACWTRGIGAKKIAELQVEGIDNTECNTLYPVWTSPRMVAGADVANDIVKCRKRPVIRSDYRVPVTDGQFKDLKAIFRDGVCDWSRPGVGQQDLAGTWLSFDRK
- a CDS encoding carbohydrate ABC transporter permease — its product is MTTLTTFVSTSDRQRPGVRAAVRSIQVFSLILLLLIGIGPLYWMVKGAVSTPTELTTQPLALWPDRPALGNFSAAYTDLSVGRYLMNTFLVVGGSWFVQLFVSATAGFALSVLRPRFGKAVYGAILATMFVPYTVNMVSLFMTVIDVPFLHLNLGDTYWAIWLPAGTNAFTVLLAKQFFDALPKELFDAARVDGASTWQLLTKIVLPMSMPVLAVISLLAVMHSWKDFIWPLVAITDPEKQPISVALAQLATQAPQDQLIAAMVLAVAPPVLVFVVCQKYIVAGLGFTGVKG
- a CDS encoding carbohydrate ABC transporter permease, producing MALLTPSRRPAAVAKEAVPRTLPQRRRGTGSRKQFTAWLFLVPALLVFGLFAWWPIVRSLLLSFQKTNLVEPAVWVGLDNFRTLFDDPLLGTAVGNTLFFVVLGLLIGFPAPLILAAIMSTVRRGAGVYRFLVYLPVVIPPVVAILLWKWFYDPGSGLFNNVLGKVGLGPYSWLESSDSAMLSLVLEATWAGMGGAVLIYLAAMVGIPGELYEAAEVDGAGIWRRIWHVMLPQLRSVIGLLLLVQLLNTVQVFTEPYVFTGGGPENSTLTVLLLIFRYAFQDGEYGQAAALSFLMVLALALLSAVYLRATRSWSTS
- a CDS encoding mandelate racemase/muconate lactonizing enzyme family protein; the protein is MKITGLEVLTLPDHGDSMMLVVVDTDEGIHGLGEVGIRSRQRAVAGGLEHLAELIVGEDPRRIEHLWQVMFRRGFFPADRILGAAIAAVDVALWDIRGKALGVPVHELLGGRVRDHVPAYVHVGDGYHDRAWFLDRCRDLVAQGWRHLRFASPHDADGTLDARRCLRDSVDLFHQVRDAVGEEVELILDVHTRLDPPEALTLCREIEAARPYFVEDPLRCENPDSYRMLRARTGVPLAAGEQYGSKWEFRTLIEGDLIDYARVDVGVAAGLTEAKKIAAMAETHHIKLATHNPLGPVTAASSLQLNLACPNAAIQEHQTDPDPAIAALFTARPTILPGRVELSELPGIGVDIDREAARRYQAAAAERPHLRTTDGAFTNW
- a CDS encoding LacI family DNA-binding transcriptional regulator → MAVTIREVASAAGVSVSTVSRAFTAPDQVQPTTRQRILDAAAKLGYSPNPAARSLRGGGTGTLGLIVPDIANPFFPPIIKAMQARARHLGYTVLVADSDEREADELAAIAAVSKRVDGLILWASTLTEGRLHELAGQMPLVVVNRHVPGIPEVRISLSAGIAQAAEQLKAYGHRRCVFINASRAELSRGKSIQESFEALDLSLSELGPYEPRFETGVHAATLVAAHEATAVIAHNDLVALGVLHQMANLGVSVPRDVSVIGIDDTLLASVSTPSLTTIRIDPEEIATRAGDLLIETIASTTGRTGQGLEVTSPFVEIGSRLIPRASTGPAPAH
- a CDS encoding FAD-dependent oxidoreductase; protein product: MRNETARHDITVVGGGLAGVCAAIAAARLGRSVALINNRPVLGGNASSEVRVWVCGATGHGKNHHAREGGIMGELLVENQFRNPDGNPYYWDAVVLDAVRAEPGITLYLNTDVREVDAEGPDAARRITSVTGWMMGSERRIRFESSLFLDCTGDGLIGHLAGAHHRIGRESRAEYDEAWAPETADDITLGSTLLFYTKDAGHPVKFVPPNFAKDITRTSIPQRRIIKAGDNGCAYWWIEFGGELDTVHDNERIRDELWSVIHGIWDHIKNSGEFDAANMTLEWVGSVPGKREYRRFLGDYVLHQGDILGQTEFADRVAFGGWSIDLHPPQGMYATDAGAKQLYADGIYHIPYRSLYSVNTENLLFAGRNISASHVAFGSTRVMATCATIGQAAGTAAALCATGDVTPRELPVPELHRELLRQDASLIGLASTDPEDLALRATATASSTLSCLAVEDPDERWPLAADAGLVLPADPDLSGVELLVDADRDTEIVIDLYDPELGQNYVPRCLVTSTTLPVTAGARQWLKTGLDWSPETPRNAFLVVRANDALALHRSDRPAPGVLCFTRVPPRPSDESPQLLREWTDTGLLRRTFCFRTGETAAYSPAKATDGYARPYAGPHMWVSAPLADVPSPWLELAWPEPVALGRIEVIADDDVNEDLINLHHHRTPFDTLPTLLRDYRVEALDTDGTWRVIARAAQNRRRREVHTPAEPLTTSAIRVVVEATNGAASAHVVAVRAYE